The genome window CTTGTGGTCACGTGTTTGTCCGGGCCGGATGGAATCGCGACGAGTCGTGAAACCAAGGAACCGTCCCCGTCTTCCACCGAATCCGAGTTAGACGGGTCGTGCGTAAACAAACCGTCGACTCGGAACTTGTATTCTAAGATTTTCAATTCTTCGCGAATCGTGTCCCTGCTTTCCGGATTGTAGACCGTGTAAAAAACTCCGTGATCGTTCTTCTTCAGCGGAATACATCTCCAAAGCGAAAAATTTCCGCAGACGGAAACGTCTTCGTTTTCGATTCCTTCGAAAGTAAATAGAATTCCACGATTGAGAAGTTTTCCCGTTTCCAAGGATAAGGAAGAATCGATGTAACGGATGTATCTCGGAGCCACGGCCCGTTTCAACTTCTCCATTTGCCAATAGTAGTAGATCTTTTCCTTTTCCACCGGCTCCAAGAAATCCTCGTAGTCTTCGGACGAAAAGGAACCGATCCAATTTCCTGCGTCGTCGGCTCCGATGGCAACGGTGATGGTCAATAGAAGTGCGAGTAAAACTTTTGTCGTAGGGATCGATTTCATTCTGAATAAAAGTTCGATCAGTTTTCGAAAAAGCATAAGGCAAATCCGGAAAATCACTTCCAAAGAAACCGAACTGGCCGTGTTATAGGACATAAAATTTTTTTTCGATTCGGGGCGTTTTTGAGAGGATTCGGGATGAGTTTTTTCCTTGGAGAATCGAGAAGCATTCCGATATAATTTATCAGGATATCATGGCAGAGGCGAATTCTACCCCATTGAGCGAAGCGGAATTAGAACAAGTCCGTTCTATTCTAGAGCCTCTTTCCAAAAACCCGGATATTTCGGAAGAACTCAATCCGATGCTTTCCGTTTTCCGTCAGAAGATGGGATACGGATCGCAAATGCCTTCTTCAGACGAGGAAGAAGAAACCGAAGATACGACTCCGACCGCCGGAGACGAAGAAGAATCGGACGAGGATTTTGAAGAACCGCAAAGACCGCAAAAGCCTCCCACAAAAGTATTCGAAGACGACGATATCGATTTAGACGAACTCTTGGCGGAACCGAAAACACCGGCTCCCGCCGATGATTTTTCATTTGAAGAAGAATCTCCTGCTCCGTCCGCAGATGCCGGCGATCCATTTGGCGACTTCGGAATGGACGCGGAACCCGCTCCTACCGCTTCGGAGGATTCCGACGCGTTCGGTGATTTCGGACTTTCCGAAGAACCAAGTTCCACTCCTTCCGATGATTTTTCTTTCGGAGACGAAAGCCCTTCTCCTTCTGCGGACGCGGGCGATCCGTTTGCGGGCTTAGATGAAATGACCGGAGGAACTCCTTCCTCCGACGATCCGTTCGCCGGAATGGGAGATACGACTTCGGCGGATTCAGATCCGTTCGGTGGTTCCGATTTCGGTTCAACCCCGATGGACGACTTTGGTTCTACACCTTCCAGCTCCGATGCGGACCCGTTCGGAGATATGGATTCTTTTACTTCCACGCCGGAACCGAGCGCCGATCCGTTTGCAGGAATGGGCGGCCTTGAAACACAAGGCGGCGGTGACGACGACTTCGGCCTCTCCGCTTCGGAACCCTCCGGAGGCGGAGATTCTTTCGACGACTTCCTATCTTCTTCTCCGACTCCATCCGGCGGCGGTGACGATGATTTTTTCAGCTCTTCGGCGGACTCCGGTCCTTCTCCCGGAGAATCGGACCCGTTTGCCGACTTCGGCGATATGGGCGCACCTGCGGGACAAGATCCGTTTTCGGATCTTGCTTCTTCCGCTACGGTTTCGGAAGATCCGTTCGCGGACTTCGTTCCTTCCACCGAAGAAGACACGTTATCCGACATTCCTGCCGGCGGAGATTCTTCCTTTGAATCCTTTAGTCCCGATTTGGATAGCGACGTAGGCGGAGGCGATTTCGATTCCGGAAGTTCCTTCGGTCTCGAGGCGGACTTACAAGGTCTTGCGAGCGAAGAAAAACAGGACATCGACAAGGGCCTCAAAGACGAAGAACTCGCGATCATCCAGAAGGAAATTCTCCGTTATCCGCCTACTCTGCGCCGCGCGGTCATCGACGCGATCGTTCAAGATCGACTTACTCCGAGAGACCAAAAAGGTTTATTAGAACTCATTAAAATAGAAAGTTCTCCGGAGGAAATCGCGGACTTCCTCTCGGGAGTTTTGGGAGAAACGATTTCCGTTTCCCAAAGAATGAGCGGTTTCTCCAAAGACGGGGTTCCGATCATCTCCACCGATCCTCTGTACACAAAAGAAGGATTACAAAGACAAAGAAAGGCGATCCGTAGAACGATCATCGGGATCGCCGCGGGAATCTTTCTCGTGGTCGGCGGAACGTTATTTTACAGAAACTTCATCATCCCGAATCAGGCGGCTCAGTATTACGAACAAGGTCTGACATTGATCCGTGAAGCGGGAGCCTATCCGAAAAACAGCGAGTCCCGCAAAAAGAAATTCTTTGAAGCGGAAGAATCCTTTGCCAGAGGAGAAAATATTCTCCCGAACCACCTCAAGTATTTAAACCTCTACGGTGTGGAATATACGAGAGTCGAAGAATACGACCGCGCTTTTGAAAAATTATTCGGTAAGGTCAGCCCCGATTTCGGCGCAGGCGGGGAAGAACCTTCCTCCAACGCTTGGGACAAACGCGAAAAAGTCCCTATCATTACGCTTGCAAAAGGTCAGGTTTGGGACAACGGAAAACTTCCGATCGCCGGAAAAATCGGGAACGAAAACCGAATGATTCTCGTCGCTCAAGACGGAATTCAAAGAAAAATCATGAAGGCCGGAGCCTACATCGTGATGCGTCTGGAAAAACAAACGCACGACAATCCTACGTATAAGAATTTGGGAAGATTTCATTCTTCCATTATGCCTTCGTTCACCGAGTCTTCTCTCGGAGGCGGAAAGTATAAGAACGATCAACTCGCGATCAACTTTTTCAAACAAGTTTATACGGACGGAAACGAACCGTATGACGAAGAATCGACCGCAGGTATCGCGAAGATCTATTACAACCGGAGAGAATTCGGAAAGGCCGCGTCCTTTTACAACAAGATCGTGGAAATCGATCCGTCCAGTCCGGTCGGTCAAGGCGGCCTGCTCTCCACGTATATCGAGATGTGGAAAGAAGACGGAAACCCTCAGTTCGTCATCAATCATCACAGACAGATCAAGAACAACTTGGACATCGAGAAAAAACTTTCTTTGCACGTTCTTTCCAAACTCGCTTCCTTCTACACCGATCTAAACAAGAAAGAATTACGAATCCGTTATAATATCAATCCGATGGATCAGGTTTCCGGAATGGAAGTCAACGACAACGCCCTCGAAATTTTGGATCTGATCTATCATAAAACGGAAGAAGATCCGGTGACCGGCGTGGAAATCGACGGCGCAGATTACGCGGAAGGTTATTATCAAAGAGGAAGATACTTCGCTTCGATCAAGGAGTCGATTCAGGCCAGAAGATTTTTCGAAAAGGCCGCGACACTCGATCCGGCGCATTATCTGGCATCTACGGAACTCGCCGAAAACGCGATCCGTCTCGCGAACTTCGGCGAAGCCGACAAATTGTTAAACGAATCCCTCAAACGATTCGAGAATTACAAACAAAGTTACGGCGCAAGAGAAGAAGACGAAACATTGATCCAAGGAAACGTCGGCCGTATTTATTTCGACAAGGCGAGAATCCAATACTTATCCGCGGCGGGAATCCACGAAAAAGATAAGATCACCGAATTTCCGGGCCGCAAAATCTATCCGTTCCGCGCGAGAGCCGCGATGGACGCGATCGCAAAAACGAGATCCATGGAACTTAAAAATTCTTTGGACGGTTTTTCCAAAGCGGAAGCGGTTCAAACCGACGAAAACGAATTCACTCTCATACGCAGATGGAGAACTCCTCTTCCCGCCGGAATTCAAAGAGAACTTCGTTACTTCAAAGGTTGGGTGGATTATATGAGCGGGGATTTTGCCGCTTCGCTCAACGAATGGTCCGGTTTCGAAGACGAGGACGAATACAATCATTCCACTCTTTTGATGGGAAAAGCGAACGCGTTCTATTATACGGGTCAATACAAAGCGAGCCTCGGGAATTATCTCAAGGTTCAGGACGACATGGAAGAAAAATTGTTGAATATGGGACTTCCGAAACCGGATGATCCGTATCACCAGGAAGTCTACCAGACGTTAGTCGCCGCTTACAACAACATCGGCGCGGTTTATGAAAAACAGGGAAACACCGCCGAAGCGTTGAAACATTACTGGAAGGCGATCGAAACTGCGAGAAAGATCAACGAGGTTTCCGAAATCGCGATGTCGAACAAGGACTTAATGTTTAAAAAAGAAGCGATCGGGCAAGACCCTCTTCTCGAAGACTGGCTTTCCCCTACGCTCGACAGCGTAAAGAAGTTAGCACGGGAATAGAAAAGGATCAGCAACGAATTTTTCAAATGTTCCGACAAAAATCATACTTTTTACTTGCAAGAAGTATGATTCTTTGATACGAAAAATTTTCCACCGCCGCCCCCACCCCGTGGAGCGCCCCTTAGGAAGCGACACATAGGGTGGGACCAAGTTTTACTGAAAAGCCCTATATCAGAGATTCAGAATATTCAATTTTCCTTGTGTTTCCAACCTCTCCCGCAGCGACTTCAAAAGCGATTGGAACCTTGCGATTTCTCCCTTGCTCAAAAGCTGGTTCGTGGTTTTTTCCCGGGACGAAAAGCTGAACGTGATTTCTTTTGCGACGAGAATCCTCTCCGCGACGTCCGCAGGAACCAAGGAAGAAATTCTCATGGAATCGGAATAGTCGGTTCCCACCTTTCTCAAGTTAAACCAGGTTCCGTCGAGTTTCAGGGAAACCCCGATCGGAAAACTCACCTCGAACGAACTCAAGAAATAATCCAGATAAACCGTCTTTTCGCCGTTCGGATTCTTATAAACTCCCCGAAACGTCAACGACTTCGTGTCGCCTTGGGAGCAGAAAACGTGAAATCCGGGACAGAAAGGATCGGAATGAAAGAGAACCTGTTCCAAGGCCGGTTCGGGGGTCTGACGGATGGATTCGCTCGAACAGGTGATTCCCAAAACTACGGCGAAAGAAAGAATGAGTGCGGAAACTGAAATTTTCAAAAAGGATCTCCCGTGATTTTTCCCCCAGTTTTTCCGGCCTGCCGGAGATTTGAAAGAAAATTCCGTTCTTCAACCACGCGGCTGCGCCGCGGGAAAAATTCAATTTTCAGGGAAGAGCACACTTGAAACCCTGGTTAGGTACTACCTATGATTTCATTTCCAAAAGATAAGATCAACGTCCTCCTTCTTGAGAACGTCCATCAGGACGCACACGAACTATTTAAGAAAGACGGTTTCAACGTCCGTCTTCTTCCCGCCGCTTTTTCGGAAAAAGAGCTTTTGAATGAAATCGAAAATATCCACGTTTTGGGAATTCGAAGCAAAACAAACGTAACCCCTCCGGTTCTGGAAAAGGCGAAACGTCTTTTAACGATCGGCTGTTTCTGCATCGGAACCAATCAAGTGGATCTCGCCGGAGCCGAAAAAAAAGGAATTCCGGTTTTTAACGCGCCATACTCCAACACGCGTTCCGTTGCGGAACTCGTCATCTCCGAAGTCATCATGCTCGCCAGAAGAGTTCCCGATCATATTCGAAACACTCACTCCGGGATTTGGAACAAAATTTCGAAAAACTGTTTCGAGGTCCGCGGTAAAACTTTGGGAATCGTCGGCTACGGCCATATCGGAAGTCAGGTTTCCGTACTCGCCGAAGCGATGGGAATGAAAGTCATCTACTACGATGTGCAAACCGTTCTTCCTCTCGGCAACGCAACTCCCGCGGATAGTTACGAGGCGCTCTTGAGAAATTCAGACTTTATCTCGTTTCACGTTCC of Leptospira sanjuanensis contains these proteins:
- a CDS encoding carbohydrate-binding module 48 → MLFRKLIELLFRMKSIPTTKVLLALLLTITVAIGADDAGNWIGSFSSEDYEDFLEPVEKEKIYYYWQMEKLKRAVAPRYIRYIDSSLSLETGKLLNRGILFTFEGIENEDVSVCGNFSLWRCIPLKKNDHGVFYTVYNPESRDTIREELKILEYKFRVDGLFTHDPSNSDSVEDGDGSLVSRLVAIPSGPDKHVTTRILEDSPYEELEYRTVEFRIYAPDAEMITLVGDFNHWDPEEDVLKKEKDVFTLIKKMKPGTYLYNFVRDGKIILDTFNQNTRLREDTGEISSYLTVPERSYALEAK
- a CDS encoding tetratricopeptide repeat protein, whose amino-acid sequence is MAEANSTPLSEAELEQVRSILEPLSKNPDISEELNPMLSVFRQKMGYGSQMPSSDEEEETEDTTPTAGDEEESDEDFEEPQRPQKPPTKVFEDDDIDLDELLAEPKTPAPADDFSFEEESPAPSADAGDPFGDFGMDAEPAPTASEDSDAFGDFGLSEEPSSTPSDDFSFGDESPSPSADAGDPFAGLDEMTGGTPSSDDPFAGMGDTTSADSDPFGGSDFGSTPMDDFGSTPSSSDADPFGDMDSFTSTPEPSADPFAGMGGLETQGGGDDDFGLSASEPSGGGDSFDDFLSSSPTPSGGGDDDFFSSSADSGPSPGESDPFADFGDMGAPAGQDPFSDLASSATVSEDPFADFVPSTEEDTLSDIPAGGDSSFESFSPDLDSDVGGGDFDSGSSFGLEADLQGLASEEKQDIDKGLKDEELAIIQKEILRYPPTLRRAVIDAIVQDRLTPRDQKGLLELIKIESSPEEIADFLSGVLGETISVSQRMSGFSKDGVPIISTDPLYTKEGLQRQRKAIRRTIIGIAAGIFLVVGGTLFYRNFIIPNQAAQYYEQGLTLIREAGAYPKNSESRKKKFFEAEESFARGENILPNHLKYLNLYGVEYTRVEEYDRAFEKLFGKVSPDFGAGGEEPSSNAWDKREKVPIITLAKGQVWDNGKLPIAGKIGNENRMILVAQDGIQRKIMKAGAYIVMRLEKQTHDNPTYKNLGRFHSSIMPSFTESSLGGGKYKNDQLAINFFKQVYTDGNEPYDEESTAGIAKIYYNRREFGKAASFYNKIVEIDPSSPVGQGGLLSTYIEMWKEDGNPQFVINHHRQIKNNLDIEKKLSLHVLSKLASFYTDLNKKELRIRYNINPMDQVSGMEVNDNALEILDLIYHKTEEDPVTGVEIDGADYAEGYYQRGRYFASIKESIQARRFFEKAATLDPAHYLASTELAENAIRLANFGEADKLLNESLKRFENYKQSYGAREEDETLIQGNVGRIYFDKARIQYLSAAGIHEKDKITEFPGRKIYPFRARAAMDAIAKTRSMELKNSLDGFSKAEAVQTDENEFTLIRRWRTPLPAGIQRELRYFKGWVDYMSGDFAASLNEWSGFEDEDEYNHSTLLMGKANAFYYTGQYKASLGNYLKVQDDMEEKLLNMGLPKPDDPYHQEVYQTLVAAYNNIGAVYEKQGNTAEALKHYWKAIETARKINEVSEIAMSNKDLMFKKEAIGQDPLLEDWLSPTLDSVKKLARE
- the serA gene encoding phosphoglycerate dehydrogenase, with amino-acid sequence MISFPKDKINVLLLENVHQDAHELFKKDGFNVRLLPAAFSEKELLNEIENIHVLGIRSKTNVTPPVLEKAKRLLTIGCFCIGTNQVDLAGAEKKGIPVFNAPYSNTRSVAELVISEVIMLARRVPDHIRNTHSGIWNKISKNCFEVRGKTLGIVGYGHIGSQVSVLAEAMGMKVIYYDVQTVLPLGNATPADSYEALLRNSDFISFHVPETPQTMNLYGKQEIEITKKGAYMINLSRGKVVDLEALAAAIKAGHIAGAGIDVFPEEPESNNDPFLTPMQNLPNVILTPHIGGSTEEAQRNIGSEVASKLLKFVNNGSTTFSVNFPNLEITPLPTGQYRILNVHKNQPGFLKDINSMVSEIGANISSQHLGTSAEIGYLSMVIDKSVGDELKEKIEKHPFSIKTRILY